The following proteins are encoded in a genomic region of Clostridium kluyveri:
- the dcd gene encoding dCTP deaminase codes for MILSGKEIKNKLGKEIIIEPFNEKQLNPNSYNLRLHNKLLVYEENILDMKKVNSAREIIIPNEGFLLEPNKLYLGRTLEYTETDKYVPMVEGRSSVGRLGLFIHVTAGFGDIGFKGYWTLEMFCIQPIKIYPNVEICQTYYHAIEGEYDRYKSEKYQNNKGIQPSLLYKDFLK; via the coding sequence ATGATACTAAGTGGAAAAGAAATAAAGAATAAATTAGGCAAGGAAATTATAATAGAACCTTTTAATGAAAAACAACTCAATCCTAATAGCTATAATTTAAGGCTTCATAATAAATTACTTGTTTATGAAGAAAATATTCTTGATATGAAAAAAGTTAACTCTGCAAGAGAGATTATAATACCTAATGAAGGATTCTTACTAGAACCTAATAAGCTTTATTTAGGTAGAACGCTAGAATACACAGAAACTGATAAATATGTTCCTATGGTTGAGGGTAGAAGCTCTGTAGGAAGATTAGGTTTATTTATACATGTTACTGCTGGATTTGGAGATATTGGTTTTAAAGGGTATTGGACCTTAGAAATGTTCTGTATACAACCAATAAAAATATATCCAAACGTTGAAATATGTCAAACTTACTACCATGCAATAGAAGGAGAATATGATAGATATAAAAGTGAAAAATATCAAAACAACAAAGGTATTCAACCTAGCTTATTATATAAAGATTTTTTAAAATAA
- a CDS encoding histidine kinase, with protein sequence MDQLLTKKDLAKRWQISTATIDRYIQDKILVPVKGITVIRFNPQYIRELEGTKLEKFSPVERRRLERELEDLKRENEILKGVIARIQSITSESMYLMSKEPPFQV encoded by the coding sequence TTGGATCAACTTTTAACCAAAAAGGATCTCGCTAAGAGATGGCAAATATCAACGGCAACTATAGACAGGTATATACAGGACAAAATATTAGTTCCAGTCAAAGGTATCACAGTAATAAGATTTAATCCGCAGTATATTAGAGAACTTGAAGGAACAAAGCTTGAAAAGTTTTCACCAGTAGAAAGAAGAAGACTGGAGAGAGAGCTGGAAGACCTTAAACGAGAGAATGAAATATTAAAAGGAGTTATAGCTAGGATTCAATCAATAACATCAGAATCTATGTATCTAATGTCTAAGGAGCCACCATTTCAGGTATAA
- a CDS encoding phage head closure protein yields the protein MNDMKNRKINILHYVEYENELGETDKKLDYLVKNIWAYYRHATTKETQQAIIANTEVQAVFKINWRNDIDLDCIIEYNGKKYYITDIDDLEGYKSDLKITAYTKDNYNENN from the coding sequence ATGAATGATATGAAAAATAGGAAAATTAATATATTACATTATGTAGAATATGAGAATGAATTAGGAGAAACTGATAAAAAACTTGATTATTTAGTTAAAAATATATGGGCATATTATAGACATGCAACTACAAAAGAGACTCAACAGGCAATTATTGCAAATACTGAAGTGCAAGCTGTATTTAAAATAAACTGGCGTAATGATATAGATCTGGATTGTATCATAGAGTATAATGGTAAAAAATACTATATAACAGATATAGACGATTTAGAAGGTTATAAATCAGATTTAAAAATTACTGCCTATACTAAAGATAACTATAATGAAAATAATTAG
- a CDS encoding terminase large subunit codes for MNYIKEYYKGIKSGKYIVSKRIEKEYKRLVDDIDNPNKYIFDENKANRPIEFIEKFCKHSKGEWAGKSVILELFQKAFISALFGFIDKNTGLRRYRESMFYVSRKNGKTVMLSAIALYMLVADGEAGAEVYSCASKKDQAKICFDETLNMVNQSPYLSKHLKKRKTDLYFPLTMSKFQALGKNSDTLDGLNSQCVIIDELHSIKDRNLYEVMKQSQSARREPLLIMITTAGTVRENIFDDMYEYACNVVDGNFEDDTFLPILYELDSKEEWRNPECWPKANPGLGNIKKLDDLEIKVDRAKNNPKDVSGILTKDFNIRCTVSTAWLTFDAINNEETFNINNFCNSYAIGGADLSITTDLTAATLLLMDAETQKRYITQMYWLPKESFNKRVYEDKIPYDKWLERGLLRLCEGNSIDYRDVTAWFLEMLNEKEITPLWIYYDSYSAKYWVEEMKNNGFKMERCIQGAKTLSLPMQMMGADLQAKKINYNNNPMLKWCLTNTGVETDRNGNIVPIKNQSAKMRIDGMASMLDAYTGLFEHYEEFLRAIQ; via the coding sequence ATGAACTATATAAAAGAATACTACAAAGGAATTAAATCAGGAAAATATATTGTATCTAAAAGGATAGAAAAGGAATATAAAAGGCTGGTTGATGATATTGACAACCCTAATAAATATATATTTGATGAAAATAAAGCTAATAGGCCTATAGAATTTATAGAAAAGTTTTGTAAACATTCAAAAGGTGAATGGGCAGGAAAATCGGTAATATTAGAGCTATTCCAGAAAGCTTTTATATCGGCTCTATTTGGATTTATTGATAAAAATACAGGTTTAAGGCGTTATAGAGAAAGTATGTTTTATGTGAGTAGGAAGAATGGTAAAACGGTAATGTTATCAGCCATAGCGTTATATATGTTAGTTGCAGACGGTGAAGCAGGGGCAGAGGTGTACTCATGTGCAAGTAAAAAAGACCAAGCTAAGATATGTTTTGACGAAACTTTAAATATGGTAAATCAAAGTCCATATTTATCAAAACATCTAAAGAAACGTAAGACAGATTTATACTTCCCCCTTACAATGTCAAAATTTCAGGCATTAGGTAAAAATTCAGATACACTTGATGGATTAAATTCTCAATGCGTCATTATAGATGAATTACACAGTATTAAAGATAGGAACTTATATGAAGTTATGAAACAGTCTCAAAGTGCAAGGCGGGAACCATTATTGATTATGATAACCACAGCAGGAACAGTGCGAGAGAATATTTTTGATGATATGTATGAATATGCTTGCAATGTAGTTGATGGAAATTTCGAAGATGATACCTTTTTACCTATTCTTTATGAACTTGACAGTAAAGAAGAATGGAGAAATCCAGAATGTTGGCCAAAGGCTAACCCAGGATTAGGAAATATTAAAAAGCTTGATGATTTAGAAATAAAAGTTGATAGAGCAAAGAATAACCCTAAGGATGTTTCTGGTATTCTCACAAAAGATTTTAATATAAGGTGTACTGTATCAACTGCATGGCTTACATTTGATGCTATAAACAATGAGGAAACTTTTAATATAAATAACTTCTGTAATTCCTATGCTATAGGAGGGGCAGACCTCAGTATTACCACAGATTTAACAGCAGCAACATTGTTACTGATGGATGCCGAAACTCAAAAGAGATATATAACACAAATGTATTGGCTCCCTAAAGAGAGTTTTAATAAAAGAGTTTATGAGGATAAAATACCATATGATAAATGGCTTGAACGTGGCTTATTAAGACTATGCGAGGGTAACAGTATTGATTATAGGGATGTTACAGCGTGGTTTCTTGAAATGTTAAACGAAAAGGAAATAACTCCATTATGGATATATTATGACAGTTATTCAGCTAAATACTGGGTTGAAGAAATGAAAAATAATGGCTTCAAAATGGAAAGATGTATTCAAGGAGCTAAGACCCTGTCATTACCAATGCAAATGATGGGGGCAGATTTACAAGCCAAGAAAATTAATTATAATAATAATCCAATGCTAAAATGGTGTTTAACTAACACAGGAGTTGAAACAGACAGAAATGGTAATATAGTACCTATCAAAAATCAATCGGCTAAAATGAGAATAGATGGTATGGCTTCAATGCTAGATGCCTATACTGGACTATTTGAACATTATGAGGAATTTTTAAGGGCTATACAATAA
- a CDS encoding HNH endonuclease codes for MSKEYAKSFYQSKEWIKCRKGYIKSKYCICERCGRSATIVHHKKFINPRNINNPEITLNWDNLEALCIECHNKIHNRNHQVTTKETIFDENGNLIKSPQ; via the coding sequence ATGAGTAAAGAATATGCTAAGAGTTTTTATCAAAGTAAAGAATGGATTAAGTGTAGAAAGGGGTATATAAAGAGTAAATACTGTATATGTGAGAGATGCGGAAGGTCTGCAACGATAGTTCATCATAAAAAATTTATAAATCCCAGAAATATAAATAATCCAGAAATAACATTGAATTGGGATAACCTAGAAGCCTTGTGTATAGAATGTCATAATAAGATACACAATAGAAATCATCAAGTAACCACTAAGGAAACTATATTTGATGAAAATGGAAACCTTATAAAGTCCCCCCAATAG
- a CDS encoding phage gp6-like head-tail connector protein: protein MQPLIDAIPPYLEATTGRTWIDDATIHPLAKSAASFILQLWFQPKDKDTDKLRNAIDSLLVALQAIGRSMDNE, encoded by the coding sequence GTGCAACCATTGATAGATGCTATACCACCATACTTAGAGGCTACTACAGGTAGAACGTGGATAGATGATGCAACTATACACCCATTAGCAAAGAGCGCAGCATCATTTATATTACAGTTATGGTTTCAACCTAAAGACAAGGATACAGATAAGTTGAGAAATGCTATTGATTCATTATTGGTTGCATTACAGGCAATAGGAAGAAGTATGGACAATGAGTAA
- a CDS encoding phage major capsid protein has protein sequence MEFKTIQEAFNHYRAKDIKEIETRALEIGKLIDSDPDANIEALNIELDGLKQAKENIIEKRSKSNKGFNPITGMEFNKGVDIPEGTDLFKTKEYRSAFFKSMLGQKLTETEKNIYDRARIEKRASSFSTMTNSAAVLPTQTLNEIIEKARKQGGLISACRNFNIPSNLKVPVGTPSSKANWHIEGADVESETVDTASVSFSAYEIIKIFSMSAVANKMSLGAFENYLETELNNCVIDTINEAIVSGTGSGQGTGILSGITWDTSNSLTYTDKPAYTDFTKILGMLKRGYGVNAKFGMNNASLYNLIYSLTDDNKRPLFIADPQQQQIGFILGKPIIVDDNIPDDTILLGDFNYMGYNIPEGILLEVSRESSFKSGLIDYRALAIADCKPIVPEAFLKLTKYE, from the coding sequence ATGGAATTTAAAACAATTCAAGAAGCATTTAATCATTATAGAGCCAAGGATATTAAGGAAATTGAAACACGAGCATTAGAAATAGGAAAATTGATAGACAGTGATCCGGATGCCAATATAGAAGCATTAAATATTGAACTTGATGGATTGAAGCAGGCCAAAGAAAATATTATTGAGAAAAGAAGTAAATCAAATAAAGGATTTAATCCTATAACAGGGATGGAATTCAATAAAGGTGTTGATATTCCAGAAGGAACGGACTTATTTAAAACAAAAGAATATAGAAGTGCTTTTTTCAAGTCAATGTTAGGGCAGAAGTTAACTGAAACTGAAAAAAATATATATGACCGTGCAAGAATAGAAAAAAGAGCCAGTAGTTTTTCAACAATGACTAATTCAGCAGCAGTATTACCAACACAGACATTAAATGAGATTATTGAAAAGGCAAGAAAACAGGGTGGACTAATATCAGCTTGTAGGAACTTCAATATACCAAGTAATTTAAAAGTGCCAGTGGGTACACCGAGTTCAAAGGCTAATTGGCATATAGAGGGTGCAGATGTTGAAAGTGAAACCGTAGATACTGCATCAGTCAGTTTTTCAGCATATGAAATAATAAAGATATTCAGTATGTCAGCAGTAGCAAATAAAATGAGTTTAGGAGCCTTTGAAAATTATCTTGAAACAGAACTTAATAATTGTGTTATTGATACTATAAACGAAGCTATAGTAAGTGGTACAGGTTCAGGGCAAGGTACCGGAATATTATCAGGCATTACATGGGATACAAGTAATAGTCTCACATATACAGATAAGCCAGCATATACAGATTTCACTAAGATACTGGGAATGTTAAAAAGAGGATATGGAGTTAACGCAAAGTTTGGTATGAATAATGCTAGTCTATATAATCTTATATACAGTTTGACTGATGATAACAAGAGACCTTTATTTATAGCAGATCCTCAACAGCAGCAAATAGGGTTTATTCTAGGGAAGCCAATAATCGTAGACGACAATATACCAGATGATACCATACTATTAGGAGATTTTAATTATATGGGATATAACATACCAGAAGGTATATTACTTGAGGTAAGCAGAGAATCAAGCTTTAAATCCGGGCTTATAGATTACAGGGCACTGGCAATAGCTGACTGTAAGCCAATAGTACCAGAAGCATTTTTAAAACTTACAAAGTATGAATAA
- a CDS encoding HK97 family phage prohead protease → MKEIRTAQIRTDSADEGLTLVGTPIVFDIPTTIHDIFGDYTEIIKRSALADTDLNDTHLLYNHDLSKVPLARTPRTMKLEKTPNGINMRASLPDTETGKEIYAAVKRQDLSGMSFAFKVPKGGDEYDPETNTRTINKIERLYEVSLTPFPAYPQTSVEARSQIEGTWNKLKDPKRKELKIKVNQILKRGK, encoded by the coding sequence ATGAAGGAAATCAGAACAGCACAGATAAGGACTGATTCGGCAGATGAAGGTCTTACTTTAGTGGGTACACCAATAGTATTTGATATACCTACTACAATACATGATATTTTTGGGGATTATACAGAGATTATTAAAAGGTCAGCATTGGCAGATACAGACCTAAATGATACTCATTTACTGTATAACCATGATTTAAGCAAAGTGCCACTGGCAAGAACACCTAGGACTATGAAATTAGAAAAAACACCTAATGGAATAAATATGAGAGCATCTTTACCTGATACAGAAACAGGAAAAGAAATATATGCAGCAGTTAAAAGACAGGACTTATCAGGTATGAGTTTTGCTTTTAAAGTACCAAAGGGTGGAGATGAATATGATCCTGAAACCAATACAAGAACAATAAATAAAATTGAAAGATTGTATGAAGTAAGTTTAACTCCATTCCCAGCATATCCGCAGACAAGTGTAGAAGCAAGGTCTCAGATAGAGGGTACATGGAATAAACTTAAAGATCCAAAGAGAAAAGAATTGAAAATTAAGGTAAATCAAATTTTGAAAAGAGGTAAATAA
- a CDS encoding phage portal protein has protein sequence MNILDKLFNRNKSPANKSNIQRIDVMNGSPPIFTPFSGDAYSNDLYRSGVDAIAKNFAKLVPTHVITQSGQRKDGDSTLNYILQTRPNPYMNTYDFLYKMATHYFLYNNSFAYLSLDGKGNLSGIYPLSPLSMEFVIDVTGTLYCKFLFLKGREFIVEYSQVVLLRRFYNSNDLLGDDNKAIMPTLDLAHTQNQGMENSIKTSAQIRGLLKYNQVLSSEKLKEAKEDFIKDYLSIENNGGIAALDTKMDYQPIENKPVLINGQQLDAIKNRIYSYLGVSESIINCTYTEDEWSAFYESTIEPLSTQMSLELTGKLFTQREQSFGNSILLESDKLQFTSNTTKITALKELMPLGLLTINQALEILNLPGIEDGDRRLQTLNVADTNIVNKYQMGGKNPDEGNQNSTDKD, from the coding sequence ATGAATATATTAGATAAATTATTCAATAGAAATAAAAGCCCTGCAAATAAGTCAAATATTCAAAGAATTGATGTCATGAATGGCAGTCCACCAATATTTACACCATTTTCAGGAGATGCCTATTCAAATGATTTATATAGAAGTGGCGTTGATGCTATAGCAAAGAATTTTGCGAAATTAGTTCCTACTCATGTAATTACCCAATCAGGACAGAGAAAAGATGGAGATTCCACATTAAATTATATATTACAGACAAGACCTAATCCATATATGAACACCTATGATTTCCTTTATAAAATGGCAACACATTATTTTTTATATAATAATTCATTTGCATATCTGTCATTAGATGGTAAAGGCAATCTTTCAGGTATATATCCACTATCACCGTTAAGTATGGAATTTGTTATAGATGTAACAGGGACATTATATTGTAAGTTCCTATTTTTAAAGGGCAGAGAATTCATAGTGGAATATAGTCAAGTGGTTTTATTAAGAAGATTCTATAACTCAAATGATCTGCTAGGCGATGATAACAAAGCAATAATGCCAACTCTGGATTTAGCACATACTCAAAATCAAGGTATGGAGAATTCAATTAAGACTTCAGCACAAATACGTGGATTACTGAAATACAATCAAGTTCTATCTAGTGAAAAGCTGAAAGAGGCAAAAGAAGACTTTATAAAAGATTATTTAAGTATTGAAAATAATGGTGGTATTGCTGCATTAGATACTAAAATGGATTACCAACCAATAGAAAATAAACCTGTACTTATAAATGGACAACAATTGGATGCAATTAAAAATAGAATATACAGTTATCTAGGTGTAAGTGAAAGTATTATAAACTGCACATATACGGAGGATGAATGGTCAGCATTTTATGAAAGCACAATAGAACCTTTATCAACTCAAATGAGCCTAGAGCTTACAGGGAAATTATTTACTCAACGTGAACAGTCCTTTGGAAATTCAATATTGCTTGAATCTGATAAATTACAATTCACATCAAATACAACTAAGATAACAGCACTTAAAGAATTGATGCCACTAGGTCTACTTACAATAAATCAGGCACTTGAGATATTGAATTTACCTGGAATTGAAGATGGTGACAGGAGATTACAGACTTTGAATGTGGCTGATACAAATATTGTTAATAAATATCAGATGGGAGGTAAAAATCCAGATGAAGGAAATCAGAACAGCACAGATAAGGACTGA
- a CDS encoding DUF5348 domain-containing protein, whose product MNKDYLRAMAIAENALIQLKGIYGRSEVKSFEDGKAYMALEKVLEDMGDFIRDIEHYSKETEQGYLQLNSSSRYMLNDVELTCGYPLEIYNTKYGVWEDGRIEHSSKYGGYYFYNYDEENIPLNEGIKARIRI is encoded by the coding sequence ATGAATAAAGACTATTTAAGGGCAATGGCAATAGCTGAAAATGCTTTAATACAACTTAAAGGAATATATGGAAGGTCTGAAGTAAAAAGTTTTGAAGATGGCAAAGCATACATGGCATTGGAAAAAGTGCTTGAAGATATGGGAGACTTTATAAGGGATATAGAGCATTATTCAAAGGAAACAGAACAGGGTTATTTGCAATTAAATTCTAGTAGTAGATATATGTTAAATGATGTGGAATTGACATGTGGATACCCATTAGAGATTTACAATACTAAATATGGTGTGTGGGAAGATGGAAGAATAGAGCATAGCTCCAAGTATGGTGGATATTATTTCTATAATTATGATGAAGAAAATATTCCACTTAATGAAGGAATAAAGGCCAGAATAAGAATTTAA
- a CDS encoding phage/plasmid primase, P4 family, with amino-acid sequence MTGKEFTSTIEKNLFPAVPLVNYSKIPVFPWKNKDFWIKNIKELEVLESIYKREVNGEIKGGSLTGMSLICGKDSGIIVIDIDCNHSNINGYDSFNDFIKDFPTEQKDIITNTFKVITPRGGTHLYFNYREGLKSRANYIPGVDIRTDGGLIVVPDSKVKIDDEVRGYKALKQTIQDIPQVLFEKLIELDKVQQRNINAISDKSFDGATIMSKSKYYRPVNEGDRDTTLISWLGSMIKNNPNMRTKEALLPHTITYNRSWFIPPLSNEEVEKKVDSILKYAFPPYCDSKGNIDNWSLVQHIIKEQPSYTKGNLWYLYNAKKGFYDYMELREVQRMFFKYAINNKDKTVTRSKNFAELLMLNSEDARNIHDEKRYINCLNGVIDIETGQLLPHNPKYKLEIQFQANYIEDWKDQFNNSEFKKFLESTLDEGSIITLQESWGLMLSPHSREVQQCFIYKGEGSNGKSAAFDIQEALINDNRYICTIGLGDFGEPFVISMAEGKHINSVRDDELSGKTVHKFFKSMCCGEPVLVNRKNKDLVRMGFNMTMFFGLNRMPSAADKSTGFFRRPVIIPFNVSFGTEKEVSERVRDKVKDTGISDRIIANELDIVFMWSYEGLQRVKANKWKVTTSEVSEQEMEEYRQEVDSAYSFFKSKIEISSTKGTRILKDDVYKCYLNWCYLNEITPMNKVQFGRQFKSFGVKDKVSNSLRYWLDIEIIDFEEVNDNINPFEGGKL; translated from the coding sequence GTGACAGGGAAAGAATTTACTTCAACAATAGAGAAAAATTTATTTCCAGCAGTTCCTCTTGTAAATTATTCTAAGATTCCAGTATTCCCGTGGAAGAATAAGGATTTTTGGATTAAGAATATCAAGGAGCTTGAAGTTTTAGAATCTATATATAAGAGAGAGGTAAATGGGGAAATAAAAGGTGGCAGTTTAACAGGAATGTCATTAATATGTGGTAAGGATAGCGGCATCATTGTTATAGACATTGATTGCAACCATAGTAATATTAATGGATATGATAGCTTTAATGATTTTATAAAAGATTTCCCTACAGAGCAAAAGGATATTATAACTAATACTTTTAAGGTTATAACCCCTAGAGGCGGTACTCATTTATATTTCAATTATAGAGAAGGATTGAAAAGTAGAGCCAATTATATACCAGGTGTGGACATAAGAACTGATGGTGGTTTAATAGTAGTACCTGATAGCAAGGTAAAAATTGATGATGAAGTTAGAGGGTATAAAGCATTAAAACAAACTATTCAGGATATACCGCAGGTGCTATTTGAAAAACTAATAGAACTGGATAAAGTGCAACAAAGGAACATAAATGCCATATCTGATAAGTCTTTTGATGGAGCCACTATTATGTCAAAAAGTAAATATTATAGACCTGTAAATGAAGGAGATAGAGATACAACACTGATAAGTTGGCTAGGTTCAATGATTAAAAATAACCCTAATATGAGAACTAAGGAAGCTCTATTGCCCCATACAATCACATACAATAGGAGTTGGTTTATTCCACCATTAAGTAATGAGGAAGTAGAAAAAAAAGTTGACAGTATTCTTAAATATGCTTTTCCTCCCTATTGTGACAGTAAAGGTAATATTGATAACTGGAGTTTAGTTCAACATATAATTAAGGAACAGCCAAGTTATACAAAGGGTAATCTATGGTACTTATATAATGCCAAAAAAGGATTTTACGACTATATGGAGCTAAGAGAAGTCCAGAGAATGTTTTTCAAGTATGCAATAAATAACAAGGATAAGACAGTTACAAGGTCAAAAAACTTTGCAGAATTATTAATGTTAAATAGTGAGGATGCAAGGAATATCCATGATGAAAAAAGATATATTAACTGCCTTAATGGTGTAATTGACATAGAAACAGGACAGTTATTACCTCACAACCCTAAATATAAGCTAGAAATTCAATTTCAGGCTAACTATATAGAAGATTGGAAAGATCAGTTTAATAATTCAGAATTTAAAAAGTTTTTAGAAAGTACACTGGATGAAGGCAGCATAATAACACTTCAAGAATCATGGGGACTTATGCTATCTCCCCACAGCAGAGAAGTACAGCAGTGTTTCATATATAAAGGTGAAGGCAGCAATGGAAAAAGTGCCGCATTTGATATACAGGAAGCTCTAATAAATGATAATAGATATATTTGTACTATCGGACTAGGTGATTTTGGAGAGCCTTTTGTAATATCTATGGCCGAGGGAAAACATATAAATTCAGTAAGGGATGACGAACTCTCAGGAAAAACAGTGCATAAATTTTTTAAATCTATGTGTTGCGGGGAACCTGTATTGGTAAATAGGAAAAATAAAGATTTAGTTAGAATGGGATTCAATATGACTATGTTTTTCGGATTAAACAGGATGCCAAGTGCAGCAGATAAATCTACGGGATTTTTCAGGCGGCCTGTGATTATACCTTTCAATGTATCTTTTGGAACAGAGAAAGAAGTTTCAGAAAGGGTAAGGGATAAGGTTAAAGATACAGGTATTTCAGATAGAATTATTGCCAATGAATTAGATATTGTTTTTATGTGGAGCTATGAAGGGTTGCAAAGAGTTAAGGCTAATAAGTGGAAAGTTACAACAAGTGAAGTATCAGAACAGGAAATGGAAGAATACAGACAGGAGGTTGACAGTGCATACTCTTTCTTTAAATCCAAGATAGAAATATCATCTACAAAAGGCACTAGGATTTTAAAAGATGATGTATATAAATGTTATCTTAACTGGTGTTATCTAAATGAAATTACGCCAATGAATAAGGTACAATTTGGAAGACAGTTTAAGAGCTTTGGAGTAAAAGACAAAGTAAGTAACAGTCTAAGATATTGGCTTGATATAGAAATTATTGACTTTGAAGAAGTTAATGACAATATAAATCCATTTGAAGGAGGTAAGTTATGA
- a CDS encoding helix-turn-helix domain-containing protein: MEDYKIADKLKHDNKKVILVTPIETMELLGVGRNTMYQDLLKRKDFPAFKIGTKYFVNAELLQKWADKECNKSR, from the coding sequence ATGGAAGATTATAAAATTGCTGATAAATTGAAGCATGATAATAAAAAGGTTATATTAGTTACTCCAATAGAAACTATGGAACTCTTAGGAGTTGGCCGAAACACAATGTATCAAGATTTATTGAAGAGAAAGGATTTTCCAGCCTTTAAAATAGGTACAAAATATTTTGTAAATGCCGAGTTACTTCAAAAATGGGCAGATAAGGAATGTAATAAAAGTAGGTGA
- a CDS encoding antA/AntB antirepressor family protein, translating to MKKFTMSFLKNNLGMNETDTKLVIEAQRKFPSIMIEDREGACVNARTLWEELAKPHREFNKWIERKLLNQNYKENEDFSKVDRFVEVGNLKRPQVDYTLTLNCAKKIAMRENTVYGDLVCDYFIKLEKATKDGIEWEKLRFPQKQGYKEMCKVIDANYLENHPDVKKAPNYVYSNEANMINRALLGYSAKKLKTILEVDQKDATRDNLQLECNKALLELQILNGSLILNNMDYKSRKVMIKNTCKIRFTNLRNRFNKVFAKDIAA from the coding sequence ATGAAAAAATTTACAATGAGTTTTTTAAAGAATAATTTAGGAATGAATGAAACTGATACTAAGTTAGTTATAGAGGCACAAAGAAAATTTCCATCAATAATGATTGAAGATAGAGAAGGAGCTTGTGTTAACGCTAGGACGTTATGGGAAGAATTAGCGAAACCTCACAGGGAATTTAATAAATGGATAGAACGAAAATTGTTAAATCAAAATTATAAGGAAAATGAAGATTTTTCTAAGGTCGACAGATTTGTCGAGGTTGGAAATTTAAAAAGGCCACAAGTTGATTATACCCTAACCCTTAATTGTGCTAAGAAAATTGCAATGAGAGAAAATACAGTTTATGGAGATTTAGTTTGTGATTATTTCATTAAGTTAGAGAAAGCCACTAAAGACGGTATTGAATGGGAAAAATTAAGATTTCCTCAAAAACAGGGATATAAGGAAATGTGTAAAGTTATTGATGCTAATTACTTAGAAAATCACCCAGATGTTAAAAAAGCTCCAAATTATGTATATAGCAATGAAGCAAATATGATAAATAGAGCTTTATTGGGATATAGTGCTAAGAAACTAAAAACTATTTTAGAGGTAGATCAGAAGGATGCAACTAGAGATAACTTACAGTTGGAGTGTAATAAAGCTCTATTAGAGTTACAGATATTAAATGGCAGTTTGATTTTAAACAACATGGATTATAAATCTAGGAAAGTAATGATTAAGAATACTTGTAAGATTAGATTTACAAATTTAAGAAATAGATTTAATAAGGTATTTGCTAAAGACATAGCGGCTTAA
- a CDS encoding helix-turn-helix domain-containing protein: MKYSKLKIKRIEKRISVFTISKDIGISESYYYQIENGSKYPSVKVMKKICKQLDIDPKELFFNDEEKEG, from the coding sequence ATGAAATATTCAAAATTAAAAATTAAAAGAATAGAAAAAAGAATATCGGTATTTACAATTTCAAAAGACATAGGAATATCAGAATCATACTACTATCAAATAGAAAATGGAAGTAAATATCCAAGTGTTAAAGTAATGAAAAAAATTTGCAAACAACTTGACATAGATCCAAAAGAACTATTTTTCAATGATGAAGAAAAGGAGGGATAA